In Thermosphaera sp., the sequence ATAAAGGGTTCGAGGCAGGCGATGGCGATAGAGGTGTTGAACCCGCTGGTCTATCCATCCCCAGTGGACCTTACTACTCTTAGGAGAATAATTCCCGACTTCAACCCTCCGCTGAGCATGAAGATGCTCGATGAAAACGACCCATTGATAGAGTTAATAGTTAGGAGAGTGAGAAGGCTAGCTGAAAAATTATGACAACTCGCCTTCACTGATCCAGAGCTCCTTCTTCAACAAATCCCTGATGGCTACTCTGATGACCTCGCTCCTGCTGCTGTACCTCCCTATTTTGACTAGCTCATCCAATCCTTCAACATATATTTCAGGCATCTTAACGGTTATCAAGCGCATCCTCGATATAACACCAGCCATGATAAGCCCCGTTAGAGAATCGTGCGTCATTGATTTAAAAACCCGGGGATGGGGCTAAGCGATCAGCAGTTTCACCATTGCCTCCTTCAACCGCCCCCAGTAGCCGAGTGTGTCGATCAGCAGATCCCTGTTGAAGACTATGAAGGCTGCCTCGTAGACCAGGGTAGAGTAGACCAGGGGGGCTAGGTGAATGCTGTAGAAGCTGTACTGGCTCCTGCCCCCTATGATCCAGAGGGAGACGTAGCCTGCGAGGACGCCGAGGTAAGTCAGCCACAGCAGTCC encodes:
- a CDS encoding ribbon-helix-helix domain-containing protein; this translates as MAGVISRMRLITVKMPEIYVEGLDELVKIGRYSSRSEVIRVAIRDLLKKELWISEGELS